In one window of Pseudomonas chlororaphis subsp. chlororaphis DNA:
- the mlaD gene encoding outer membrane lipid asymmetry maintenance protein MlaD — MQNRTLEIGVGLFLLAGILALLLLALRVSGLSPTSSTDTYKLYAYFDNIAGLTVRAKVTMAGVTIGKVTAIDLDRDSFTGRVTLQLEKRVDNLPTDSTASILTAGLLGEKYIGISVGGEDTLLKDGGTIHDTQSSLVLEDLIGKFLLNTVSKDAK, encoded by the coding sequence ATGCAAAACCGCACCCTGGAAATCGGTGTCGGCCTTTTCCTGCTGGCTGGCATCCTGGCTTTGCTGTTGCTTGCCTTGCGGGTCAGTGGCTTGTCCCCGACCTCGAGCACCGATACTTATAAACTTTACGCATATTTCGACAATATCGCCGGTTTGACGGTCAGAGCTAAAGTGACCATGGCCGGTGTGACCATCGGCAAGGTCACGGCTATCGATCTGGACCGCGACAGTTTCACCGGTCGGGTCACGCTGCAGTTGGAAAAACGCGTAGATAACCTGCCGACCGACTCCACTGCATCTATCCTGACCGCTGGGTTGCTCGGCGAGAAATACATTGGTATCAGCGTCGGCGGCGAAGACACGTTGCTCAAGGATGGCGGGACCATCCACGACACCCAGTCTTCACTGGTGCTTGAGGACCTGATCGGTAAATTCCTGCTCAATACCGTTAGCAAAGACGCCAAATGA
- a CDS encoding MlaC/ttg2D family ABC transporter substrate-binding protein, whose amino-acid sequence MISTLRRSLLVLLAALPLMAHAVAAPSAHDLVQDTTNRLLADLAANKEKYKQDPQDFYAALNSIVGPVVDAEGISKSIMTVKYSRKATPEQMRTFEENFKKGLFQFYGNALLEYNNQGIVVDPARDESGDRTSVGMTVKGSNGAIYPVSYTLEKISGEWKLRNVIINGINIGKLFRDQFADAMQRNGNDLDKTINNWAGEVAKAKESTENSPEKVVK is encoded by the coding sequence ATGATCTCTACCTTGCGACGTAGCCTGTTGGTATTACTGGCGGCGTTGCCGTTGATGGCTCACGCCGTGGCGGCGCCTTCCGCGCATGATCTGGTACAGGACACCACCAACCGTCTGCTGGCCGACCTGGCCGCCAACAAAGAAAAGTACAAGCAGGACCCGCAGGACTTTTATGCGGCGCTGAACAGCATCGTGGGGCCGGTCGTGGATGCCGAAGGCATTTCCAAGAGCATCATGACGGTCAAGTACTCGCGTAAAGCCACGCCGGAACAGATGCGCACCTTTGAAGAGAACTTCAAGAAGGGCCTGTTCCAGTTCTATGGCAACGCTTTGCTGGAGTACAACAACCAGGGCATCGTCGTTGACCCTGCCAGGGACGAGTCGGGTGACCGTACCAGCGTCGGCATGACGGTCAAGGGCAGCAACGGTGCGATCTATCCTGTGTCGTACACGCTGGAGAAGATCAGCGGTGAGTGGAAGCTGCGCAACGTGATCATCAACGGCATCAATATCGGCAAGCTGTTCCGCGATCAGTTCGCCGATGCCATGCAGCGCAACGGCAATGACCTGGACAAGACCATCAACAACTGGGCTGGCGAAGTGGCCAAGGCCAAGGAATCGACCGAAAACTCTCCAGAGAAGGTCGTGAAATGA
- a CDS encoding STAS domain-containing protein → MSESAVRLGEAGELLISGVLDYRSGPGLRKQGQALIASSTAAALVLDCSAVEKSSSVGLSLLLAFMRDAAAAGKAISIRALPEDMREIAEVSGLTELLAQP, encoded by the coding sequence ATGAGTGAGTCGGCCGTCCGTCTGGGTGAAGCCGGCGAACTGCTGATCAGCGGTGTGCTGGACTATCGTTCCGGCCCGGGCCTGCGCAAGCAGGGGCAGGCCCTGATCGCCTCCAGCACCGCGGCGGCGCTGGTGCTCGACTGTTCTGCGGTGGAGAAGTCCAGTAGCGTCGGCTTGTCGTTGCTGCTGGCCTTCATGCGCGACGCCGCGGCAGCCGGCAAGGCCATCAGCATCCGTGCGTTACCTGAAGACATGCGCGAAATCGCCGAAGTTTCCGGTTTGACCGAGCTGCTGGCGCAGCCTTAG
- a CDS encoding BolA family protein, with product MQANEVKSFLEGKLSETLSSVQVEVEGEGCNFQLNVISDELVALSPVKRQQSIYAHLNPWIADGSIHAVTMKFFSSAAWAERT from the coding sequence ATGCAGGCCAACGAAGTGAAGAGCTTCCTTGAAGGAAAGCTGTCCGAGACTCTTTCATCCGTTCAGGTAGAAGTTGAGGGCGAAGGCTGCAACTTTCAGCTGAATGTGATCAGTGACGAACTGGTGGCCTTGAGTCCGGTCAAGCGTCAGCAGAGCATCTATGCCCATTTGAACCCGTGGATCGCCGATGGCAGCATCCATGCGGTCACTATGAAATTTTTCAGCAGCGCGGCTTGGGCCGAGCGCACCTGA
- the murA gene encoding UDP-N-acetylglucosamine 1-carboxyvinyltransferase: MDKLIITGGVRLDGEIRISGAKNSALPILAATLLCDGPVTVANLPHLHDITTMIELFGRMGIEPVIDEKLSVEIDPRTIKTLVAPYELVKTMRASILVLGPMVARFGEAEVALPGGCAIGSRPVDLHIRGLEAMGAVIDVEGGYIKAKAPEGGLRGAHFFFDTVSVTGTENIMMAAALAKGRSVLQNAAREPEVVDLANFLNAMGAKVSGAGTDTITIDGVERLHSATYKVMPDRIETGTYLVAAAVTGGRVKVKDTDPTILEAVLEKLKESGAEVTTGEDWIELNMHGKRPKAVNVRTAPYPAFPTDMQAQFISLNAIAEGTGAVIETIFENRFMHVYELHRMGAKIQVEGNTAIVTGTEILKGAPVMATDLRASASLVISALMAEGDTLIDRIYHIDRGYECIEEKLQMLGAKIRRVPG; the protein is encoded by the coding sequence ATGGATAAATTGATTATTACCGGCGGCGTTCGTCTTGATGGCGAAATCCGCATTTCCGGGGCAAAGAACTCTGCCCTGCCGATTCTGGCTGCAACCCTGCTGTGCGATGGCCCGGTCACGGTCGCCAACCTGCCGCACCTGCACGACATCACCACCATGATCGAGCTGTTCGGTCGCATGGGCATCGAGCCTGTGATCGACGAGAAACTCAGCGTCGAAATCGACCCGCGCACCATCAAGACCCTGGTCGCGCCGTATGAACTGGTCAAGACCATGCGTGCCTCGATCCTGGTGCTGGGCCCGATGGTTGCCCGTTTCGGCGAAGCCGAAGTCGCGCTGCCTGGCGGTTGCGCCATCGGTTCGCGTCCGGTCGACCTGCACATCCGCGGCCTGGAAGCCATGGGCGCGGTGATCGACGTCGAAGGCGGCTACATCAAGGCCAAGGCGCCTGAAGGCGGCCTGCGCGGCGCGCACTTCTTCTTCGATACCGTGAGTGTGACCGGTACCGAGAACATCATGATGGCAGCGGCCCTGGCCAAGGGCCGCAGCGTGCTGCAGAACGCCGCCCGCGAGCCGGAAGTGGTCGACCTGGCGAACTTCCTCAACGCCATGGGCGCCAAGGTTTCCGGCGCCGGTACCGACACCATCACCATCGACGGTGTCGAGCGCCTGCACTCGGCGACCTACAAGGTCATGCCGGACCGTATCGAGACCGGCACCTACCTGGTCGCCGCCGCCGTGACTGGCGGTCGCGTGAAGGTCAAGGACACCGATCCGACCATCCTCGAAGCCGTCCTGGAAAAGCTCAAGGAATCCGGCGCCGAAGTCACCACCGGCGAGGACTGGATCGAGCTGAACATGCACGGCAAGCGTCCGAAGGCGGTCAACGTGCGTACCGCGCCGTACCCGGCGTTCCCGACCGACATGCAGGCCCAGTTCATCTCCCTCAACGCCATTGCCGAAGGCACTGGCGCGGTGATCGAGACCATCTTCGAAAACCGCTTCATGCACGTCTACGAGTTGCACCGCATGGGCGCGAAGATCCAGGTCGAAGGCAACACCGCCATCGTCACCGGTACCGAAATCCTCAAGGGCGCGCCCGTCATGGCCACCGACCTGCGGGCTTCGGCCAGCCTGGTGATCTCGGCCCTGATGGCCGAAGGCGACACCCTGATCGATCGCATCTACCACATCGACCGTGGTTACGAGTGCATCGAAGAGAAGCTGCAGATGCTCGGCGCCAAGATCCGCCGCGTACCGGGCTAG
- the hisG gene encoding ATP phosphoribosyltransferase codes for MLTIALSKGRILDDTLPLLAEAGIVPTENPDKSRKLIIPTTQADVRLLIVRATDVPTYVEHGAADLGVAGKDVLMEYGGQGLYEPLDLQIAQCKLMTAGAIGAVEPKGRLRVATKFVNVAKRYYAEQGRQVDIIKLYGSMELAPLIGLADKIIDVVDTGNTLRANGLEPQELISMISSRLVVNKASMKMQHARIQALIDTLRKAVESRHRG; via the coding sequence ATGTTGACCATCGCACTGTCCAAGGGCCGCATCCTTGATGACACCTTGCCGCTTCTGGCCGAAGCCGGCATCGTGCCCACCGAGAATCCGGACAAGAGCCGCAAGCTGATCATCCCCACGACCCAGGCCGATGTGCGCTTGCTGATCGTGCGCGCCACCGACGTGCCGACCTATGTCGAACATGGTGCCGCCGACCTCGGCGTTGCCGGTAAAGATGTGCTGATGGAATACGGCGGCCAGGGCCTGTACGAGCCGCTGGACCTGCAGATCGCTCAGTGCAAGCTGATGACCGCCGGTGCCATCGGCGCGGTCGAGCCCAAGGGCCGACTGCGTGTCGCCACCAAGTTCGTCAACGTTGCCAAGCGTTACTACGCCGAGCAGGGTCGTCAGGTCGACATCATCAAGCTGTACGGCTCGATGGAGCTGGCGCCGCTGATCGGCCTGGCGGACAAGATCATCGACGTGGTCGACACCGGCAACACCCTGCGGGCCAACGGCCTGGAGCCCCAGGAGCTGATTTCCATGATCAGTTCCCGCCTGGTGGTCAACAAGGCCTCCATGAAAATGCAGCACGCCCGCATCCAGGCACTGATCGACACCCTGCGCAAAGCAGTGGAGTCGCGACACCGCGGTTGA
- the hisD gene encoding histidinol dehydrogenase, with the protein MTAPTAIRRLNAADPDFAHHLDHLLSWESVSDDSVNQRVLDIIKAVRERGDAALVEFTQRFDGLQVASMADLILPRERLELALTRITLAQREALEKAAARVRSYHEKQKQDSWSYTEADGTVLGQKVTPLDRAGLYVPGGKASYPSSVLMNAIPAKVAGVTEVVMVVPTPRGEVNELVLAAACIAGVDRVFTIGGAQAVAALAYGTESVPQVDKVVGPGNIYVATAKRHVFGQVGIDMIAGPSEILVVCDGQTDPDWIAMDLFSQAEHDEDAQAILVSPDAAFLDQVAASIAKLLPTMERAQIINTSINGRGALIQVRDMQQAIDVANRIAPEHLELSVADPQAWLPQIRHAGAIFMGRHTSEALGDYCAGPNHVLPTSGTARFSSPLGVYDFQKRSSIIFCSEQGASELGKTASVLARGESLSAHARSAEYRIIADQEQGQ; encoded by the coding sequence ATGACCGCTCCCACTGCAATTCGCCGACTCAACGCTGCTGACCCGGATTTCGCGCATCATCTGGATCATCTGCTGAGCTGGGAAAGTGTGTCTGACGACTCGGTCAATCAGCGGGTGCTGGACATCATCAAAGCGGTGCGCGAGCGCGGCGACGCGGCGCTGGTGGAATTCACCCAGCGTTTCGACGGCCTGCAAGTGGCATCCATGGCCGACCTGATCCTGCCGCGCGAGCGCCTGGAACTGGCCCTGACCCGGATCACCCTGGCCCAGCGCGAAGCCCTGGAAAAAGCCGCGGCGCGGGTGCGCAGCTACCACGAAAAACAGAAACAGGACTCCTGGAGCTACACCGAGGCCGACGGCACGGTGCTGGGCCAGAAGGTCACGCCGCTGGACCGCGCCGGCCTGTATGTGCCGGGTGGCAAGGCGTCTTATCCCTCCTCGGTGTTGATGAATGCCATCCCGGCCAAGGTGGCGGGCGTCACCGAGGTGGTGATGGTGGTGCCGACCCCGCGTGGCGAGGTCAATGAACTGGTGCTGGCCGCGGCCTGCATCGCCGGCGTCGACCGGGTGTTCACCATCGGTGGCGCCCAGGCCGTTGCCGCCCTGGCCTACGGTACCGAGAGCGTGCCGCAGGTGGACAAGGTGGTCGGCCCGGGCAACATCTATGTGGCCACCGCCAAGCGTCACGTGTTCGGCCAGGTGGGTATCGACATGATCGCCGGCCCTTCGGAGATCCTGGTGGTATGCGACGGCCAGACCGACCCAGACTGGATCGCTATGGACCTGTTCTCCCAGGCCGAGCACGACGAAGACGCCCAGGCGATCCTGGTCAGCCCGGACGCCGCGTTCCTCGATCAGGTCGCCGCCAGCATCGCCAAGCTGCTGCCGACCATGGAGCGCGCGCAAATCATCAATACCTCGATCAACGGCCGTGGCGCGCTGATCCAGGTGCGCGACATGCAGCAGGCCATTGACGTGGCCAACCGCATCGCTCCGGAGCACCTCGAGCTGTCCGTCGCCGATCCCCAGGCCTGGCTGCCACAGATCCGCCACGCTGGCGCGATCTTCATGGGCCGTCACACTTCCGAGGCCCTGGGCGACTACTGCGCGGGCCCGAACCACGTGTTGCCGACTTCCGGCACGGCGCGGTTCTCCTCGCCGCTGGGGGTGTATGACTTCCAGAAACGTTCGTCGATCATTTTCTGCTCGGAGCAGGGCGCTTCCGAACTGGGCAAGACCGCCTCGGTGCTGGCCCGTGGCGAGTCGCTGAGCGCCCACGCCCGCAGTGCGGAATACCGGATCATCGCTGACCAGGAACAGGGGCAATAA
- the hisC gene encoding histidinol-phosphate transaminase yields the protein MSKFWSPFVKDLVPYVPGEQPKLTKLVKLNTNENPYGPSPKALAAMQGELNDNLRLYPDPNSDLLKQAVARYYGVQSNQVFLGNGSDEVLAHIFHGLLQHDRPLLFPDISYSFYPVYCGLYGIDFEALPLDEQFQIRPADYARPNGGIIFPNPNAPTGCLLALEAVEQILKASPDSVVVVDEAYIDFGGETAISLVDRYPNLLVTQTLSKSRSLAGLRVGLAVGHPDLIEALERIKNSFNSYPLDRLAIVGAAAAFEDREYFAKTCQLVIDSREQVVAQLRAKGFEVLPSAANFIFARHPQHDAATLAAKLREQGVIVRHFKQERIAQFLRISIGTPEQNQALIDGLGEL from the coding sequence ATGAGTAAATTCTGGAGTCCGTTCGTCAAGGACTTGGTGCCCTACGTGCCGGGCGAACAGCCGAAGCTGACCAAACTGGTCAAGCTCAACACCAACGAAAACCCTTACGGTCCGTCGCCCAAGGCGCTGGCCGCGATGCAGGGCGAACTGAACGACAACCTGCGCCTGTACCCGGACCCCAACAGCGACCTGCTCAAGCAGGCGGTGGCCCGCTATTACGGGGTACAGAGCAACCAGGTGTTCCTCGGCAACGGTTCCGACGAAGTGCTGGCGCACATCTTCCACGGCTTGCTGCAGCACGACCGGCCGCTGCTGTTCCCGGATATCAGCTACAGCTTCTATCCGGTGTATTGCGGCCTGTACGGCATCGACTTCGAGGCGCTGCCGCTGGATGAGCAGTTCCAGATCCGCCCAGCCGATTACGCCAGGCCGAATGGTGGGATCATCTTCCCCAATCCGAACGCGCCGACCGGTTGCCTGCTGGCCCTGGAGGCCGTCGAGCAGATCCTCAAGGCCAGCCCGGATTCGGTCGTGGTGGTGGACGAGGCGTACATCGATTTCGGCGGTGAAACCGCCATCAGCCTGGTGGACCGCTATCCGAACCTGCTGGTGACCCAGACCCTGTCCAAGTCCCGTTCGCTGGCTGGCCTGCGGGTCGGCCTGGCGGTGGGGCACCCGGACCTGATCGAAGCTCTGGAGCGGATCAAGAACAGCTTCAACTCCTACCCGCTGGATCGCCTGGCGATCGTCGGGGCCGCGGCGGCGTTCGAGGATCGCGAGTACTTCGCCAAGACCTGCCAGCTGGTGATCGATAGCCGCGAGCAGGTGGTGGCGCAGTTGCGCGCCAAGGGCTTTGAAGTGCTGCCGTCGGCCGCCAACTTCATCTTTGCCCGCCATCCGCAGCACGACGCAGCGACCCTGGCGGCCAAGCTGCGGGAGCAGGGGGTGATTGTCCGGCACTTCAAGCAGGAGCGGATTGCCCAGTTCCTGCGGATCAGTATCGGCACGCCGGAGCAGAACCAGGCCCTGATCGACGGCCTGGGCGAGCTGTAA
- the algW gene encoding Do family serine endopeptidase AlgW, whose translation MLKALRFFGWPLLAGVLIALLIIQRYPQWVGLPSLDVNLQQAPQTKALRQGPVSYADAVAIAAPAVVNLYTTKVINKPAHPLFEDPQFRRFFGDNLPKQQRMESSLGSGVIMSPEGYLLTNNHVTAGAEQIVVALKDGRETLAHVIGSDPETDLAVLKIDLKNLPSITVGRSDSIRIGDVTLAIGNPFGVGQTVTMGIISATGRNQLGLNNYEDFIQTDAAINPGNSGGALVDANGNLTGINTAIFSKSGGSQGIGFAIPIKLAMEVMKSIIEHGQVIRGWLGIEVQPLTQELAESFGLSGRPGIVVAGIFRDGPAQKAGMQLGDVILSIDGEPAGDGRRSMNQVARIKPSDKVSIQVMRNGKELKLTAEIGLRPPPAPVKEKE comes from the coding sequence ATGCTCAAGGCTCTGCGTTTTTTTGGCTGGCCACTGTTGGCCGGCGTGCTTATCGCGTTGCTGATAATTCAGCGCTACCCGCAATGGGTCGGCCTGCCCAGCCTGGACGTCAACCTGCAGCAAGCCCCACAAACCAAGGCGCTTCGACAAGGCCCGGTGTCCTATGCCGATGCCGTGGCGATCGCCGCGCCGGCGGTGGTCAACCTGTACACCACCAAGGTCATCAACAAACCGGCGCACCCGTTGTTCGAGGACCCACAGTTCCGCCGCTTCTTCGGCGACAACCTGCCCAAGCAGCAGCGCATGGAATCGAGCCTGGGTTCCGGGGTGATCATGAGTCCCGAAGGTTATCTGCTGACCAACAACCACGTGACCGCCGGCGCCGAACAGATTGTGGTGGCGCTCAAGGACGGTCGTGAAACCCTGGCCCATGTGATCGGCAGCGATCCGGAAACCGACCTGGCGGTCCTCAAGATCGATCTGAAGAACCTGCCTTCGATCACCGTCGGACGCTCCGACAGCATCCGCATCGGCGACGTGACCCTGGCCATCGGCAACCCGTTCGGGGTCGGCCAGACCGTGACCATGGGCATCATCAGCGCCACCGGGCGCAATCAGCTGGGCCTGAACAACTACGAAGACTTCATCCAGACCGACGCGGCGATCAACCCGGGCAACTCCGGCGGCGCGCTGGTGGATGCCAACGGTAACCTGACCGGGATCAACACGGCGATCTTCTCCAAGTCCGGCGGTTCCCAGGGCATTGGCTTCGCCATCCCGATCAAGCTGGCCATGGAGGTGATGAAGTCGATCATCGAACACGGCCAGGTGATTCGTGGCTGGCTGGGTATCGAGGTGCAGCCGCTGACCCAGGAACTGGCCGAATCGTTCGGCTTGTCCGGGCGCCCGGGCATCGTGGTGGCGGGGATTTTCCGCGACGGTCCGGCGCAAAAAGCCGGCATGCAGTTGGGTGACGTGATTCTCAGCATCGATGGTGAACCGGCCGGCGATGGCCGTCGCTCGATGAACCAGGTGGCGCGGATCAAACCCAGCGACAAGGTCAGCATCCAGGTGATGCGCAACGGCAAGGAGCTCAAGCTCACCGCTGAAATCGGCCTGCGCCCGCCACCGGCGCCGGTCAAGGAAAAAGAGTAA
- a CDS encoding Nif3-like dinuclear metal center hexameric protein has translation MAVALSTLVEEADRYLGSSRIADYCPNGLQVEGRPQVMRIVSGVTASQALLDAAVEANADLVLVHHGYFWKGENPCITGMKQRRLKTLLKHDISLLAYHLPLDLHPDVGNNVQLARQLDITVEGPLDPDNLKIVGLVGSLAEPMTARDFARKVQEVMGREPLVVEGSKMIRRVGWCTGGGQGYIDQAVLAGVDLYLSGEASEQTFHSARENDISFIAAGHHATERYGVQALGDYLARRFALEHLFIDCPNPI, from the coding sequence ATGGCCGTTGCCCTGAGCACTCTGGTAGAGGAAGCGGACCGCTACCTGGGCAGTTCGCGAATCGCCGATTACTGCCCCAATGGCTTGCAGGTCGAAGGCCGGCCACAAGTGATGCGCATCGTCAGCGGTGTCACGGCCAGCCAGGCATTGCTTGATGCCGCGGTGGAGGCCAATGCCGATCTGGTGCTGGTGCATCACGGTTATTTCTGGAAAGGCGAGAACCCCTGCATCACCGGCATGAAGCAGCGCCGGCTGAAAACCCTGCTCAAGCACGATATCAGCCTGCTGGCCTATCACCTGCCGCTGGACCTGCACCCGGACGTCGGCAACAACGTGCAGCTGGCGCGGCAGCTGGATATCACCGTGGAAGGTCCGCTGGACCCGGACAACCTGAAGATCGTCGGGCTGGTCGGCTCCCTTGCCGAGCCCATGACCGCGCGGGACTTCGCGCGCAAGGTTCAGGAGGTGATGGGGCGCGAGCCGCTGGTGGTCGAAGGCAGCAAGATGATCCGGCGTGTCGGCTGGTGCACCGGCGGTGGCCAGGGCTACATCGATCAGGCGGTGCTGGCCGGGGTCGATCTGTACCTGAGCGGTGAGGCCTCGGAGCAGACCTTCCACAGCGCCCGGGAAAACGACATCAGTTTCATCGCTGCCGGTCATCACGCCACCGAGCGTTACGGCGTGCAGGCGCTGGGGGATTACCTGGCCCGCCGCTTCGCCCTCGAACACTTGTTCATCGACTGCCCGAACCCTATATAA
- the cysD gene encoding sulfate adenylyltransferase subunit CysD, translating into MVDKLTHLKQLEAESIHIIREVAAEFDNPVMLYSIGKDSAVMLHLARKAFFPGKLPFPVMHVDTQWKFQEMYKFRDRMVEELGLELITHVNPEGVAQGINPFTHGSAKHTDIMKTEGLKQALDKYGFDAAFGGARRDEEKSRAKERVYSFRDSKHRWDPKNQRPELWNVYNGKVNKGESIRVFPLSNWTELDIWQYIYLEGIPIVPLYFAAEREVIEKNGTLIMIDDERILEHLSDEEKARIVKKKVRFRTLGCYPLTGAVESEAESLTDIIQEMLLTRTSERQGRVIDHDGAGSMEDKKRQGYF; encoded by the coding sequence ATGGTCGACAAACTGACGCATCTGAAACAGCTGGAGGCGGAAAGCATCCACATCATCCGCGAGGTGGCCGCCGAGTTCGACAACCCGGTGATGCTGTACTCCATCGGTAAAGACTCCGCCGTGATGCTGCACCTGGCGCGCAAGGCGTTCTTCCCGGGCAAGCTGCCGTTTCCGGTGATGCACGTCGACACCCAGTGGAAATTCCAGGAGATGTACAAGTTCCGCGATCGCATGGTCGAAGAGCTGGGCCTGGAACTGATCACCCACGTCAACCCGGAAGGCGTTGCGCAGGGCATCAACCCCTTCACCCACGGCAGTGCCAAGCACACCGACATCATGAAAACCGAGGGCCTCAAGCAGGCGCTGGACAAGTACGGTTTCGATGCGGCGTTCGGCGGTGCCCGGCGTGACGAAGAGAAATCCCGGGCCAAGGAGCGCGTGTACTCGTTCCGCGACAGCAAGCATCGCTGGGACCCGAAGAACCAGCGCCCCGAGCTGTGGAACGTCTACAACGGCAAGGTCAACAAGGGCGAGTCGATCCGCGTCTTCCCGCTGTCGAACTGGACCGAGCTGGACATCTGGCAATACATCTATCTGGAAGGCATCCCGATCGTGCCGCTGTACTTCGCCGCCGAGCGCGAAGTGATCGAGAAGAACGGCACCCTGATCATGATCGACGACGAGCGCATCCTCGAGCACCTCTCCGACGAGGAGAAGGCCCGCATCGTCAAGAAGAAGGTGCGTTTCCGTACCCTTGGCTGCTACCCGTTGACGGGCGCGGTGGAGTCCGAGGCCGAGAGCCTGACGGACATCATTCAGGAAATGCTCCTGACGCGAACTTCCGAGCGCCAGGGCCGGGTCATCGATCACGATGGCGCCGGTTCCATGGAAGACAAGAAACGTCAGGGCTATTTCTAA